A genomic segment from Salvelinus namaycush isolate Seneca unplaced genomic scaffold, SaNama_1.0 Scaffold289, whole genome shotgun sequence encodes:
- the LOC120039652 gene encoding gamma-crystallin N-A-like, with product MNIFTKVYGLVQQTRWVGYEQENFRGRQYLWDMAEKGEYNCYDKWCAQVDHVSSVRSVKQDSSPARAHLFERAGFSGKRTELQDDIPNMMTRYSLNRAASIRVLGGAWVVYQEPNYRGPHYVLEKRDYNNASDWGSQSSTVGSMRRVRFNN from the exons ATGAACATCTTCACTAAAGTCTACGGACTAGTCCAACAAACCAG aTGGGTGGGCTACGAGCAGGAGAACTTCAGAGGGCGTCAGTACCTGTGGGACATGGCAGAGAAGGGAGAGTACAACTGCTACGACAAGTGGTGTGCCCAGGTGGACCATGTCTCCTCGGTGCGTTCAGTCAAACAG GACTCGTCTCCTGCCCGAGCCCATCTGTTTGAGAGGGCTGGGTTCTCTGGTAAGAGGACAGAACTACAGGATGACATACCCAACATGATGACTCGCTACAGTCTCAACAGGGCTGCCTCTATCCGTGTCCTGGGAGGAGC CTGGGTGGTGTACCAGGAGCCTAACTACAGAGGTCCCCACTATGTCTTGGAGAAACGTGACTACAACAACGCCTCTGACTGGGGCTCCCAGAGCAGCACTGTGGGCTCCATGCGACGGGTCCGCTTCAATAACTAA